From a single Rutidosis leptorrhynchoides isolate AG116_Rl617_1_P2 chromosome 5, CSIRO_AGI_Rlap_v1, whole genome shotgun sequence genomic region:
- the LOC139848090 gene encoding GTP-binding protein ERG, whose amino-acid sequence MKALNFIKTLKNPTSKPPIFLFRFISSQTLEQTPVSESEELHEFNTNHNNGGSFGFDSSEYELPNINSGLGLGSNETRNRESTWDEKYRKKVNKTLFAEEHEKIVKERKYKKKGKTKNERMIEQEEKRRRTMILSKSLLEAAVAEGDETESEDDEIVKEEDQLSLSVGIIGAPNAGKSALTNFMVGTKVAAVSRKTNTTTHEVLGVMTKGKTQICFFDTPGLIMRSVGLPKSDIKVRVDSAWSSMDLYDVLVVLFDVHRHLTRPDKRVIGLIKRMGSQVHPKQKRILCMNKVDLVEKKKDLLTVADQFKDLPGYEKYFMISGLKGSGVKDLTEYLMDQAIKRPWDEDPLNMTDDVMKNISLEVVRERFLDHIHQEVPYDVEHRLIDWKELRDGSVRIEQHFITNKMSQRKIIVGKNGCKIGRIGVEANEELRSIFKRNVHLILLVKLK is encoded by the exons ATGAAAGCTTTAAACTTTATTAAAACTCTCAAAAACCCCACTTCAAAACCCCCAATTTTCCTCTTCCGATTCATTTCATCACAAACCTTAGAACAAACTCCAGTTTCCGAATCTGAAGAATTGCACGAATTCAATACGAATCACAACAATGGCGGCAGTTTTGGATTCGATAGCAGTGAATATGAATTACCAAATATAAATTCAGGTTTAGGGTTAGGATCAAATGAGACTAGAAATCGAGAATCAACTTGGGACGAAAAGTATCGTAAAAAAGTTAACAAGACTTTATTTGCTGAAGAACATGAAAAGATTGTGAAAGAGAGGAAATATAAGAAAAAAGGTAAGACTAAGAATGAGAGAATGATTGAACAGGAAGAAAAACGACGTCGTACTATGATTCTTTCGAAGTCGTTACTCGAAGCTGCAGTTGCTGAAGGTGATGAAACTGAGAGTGAGGATGATGAAATTGTTAAAGAGGAAGATCAGTTATCTTTGTCAGTTGGAATTATTGGTGCTCCTAATGCTGGCAAATCTGCTCTTACTAATTTCAtg GTTGGGACAAAGGTTGCTGCAGTTTCACGAAAGACGAACACAACTACACATGAAGTGTTAGGagtgatgacgaaaggcaaaactCAAATA TGTTTTTTCGACACCCCGGGGCTAATTATGCGAAGTGTCGGACTCCCAAAATCTGACATCAAAGTTCGTGTTGATAGTGCATGGAGTTCAATGGATCTTTATGACGTGCTCGTTGTTCTATTTGATGTCCATAGACATCTCACCAG GCCCGATAAAAGAGTGATTGGACTTATTAAACGAATGGGTTCACAAGTACATCCAAAACAAAAACGGATATTATGCATGAATAAGGTGGATTTGGTAGAGAAAAAGAAAGATTTGCTAACGGTTGCTGACCAGTTCAAAGATCTTCCCGGATACGAgaa GTATTTTATGATATCTGGACTAAAGGGCTCCGGGGTCAAAGATCTTACTGAATATTTGATGGATCAG GCGATTAAAAGACCATGGGATGAAGATCCTTTAAACATGACTGATGATGTCATGAAGAATATATCACTCGAAGTTGTTAGGGAAAGATTTCTAGACCATATTCATCAG GAGGTACCGTATGATGTTGAACATCGATTAATAGATTGGAAGGAATTGCGTGATGGGTCTGTAAGGATTGAGCAGCATTTCATTACCAACAAAATGAGCCAGCGCAAAATCATAGTCGGCAAAAATGGTTGTAAAATTGG GAGAATAGGTGTTGAAGCCAATGAAGAGCTGAGATCTATATTTAAAAGAAATGTTCATCTAATCCTTTTGGTGAAGCTCAAATGA
- the LOC139848767 gene encoding protein disulfide-isomerase-like: MASSANVPFVVFLLLFLVTSSCCNADDSKQQELVLTLDQSNFTQTITKHDLILVDFYAPWCGHCKKLEPELEKAASILRTNDPPITLAKVNCDDEKNKDLATEYDIKGYPTLKVIRDKGNTIKDYKGPRDAEGIVSYLKKLTGPASIKIESAEDGSRLIDGDNIVIVGIFPELSGEKFTTFLTLADKLRSDYDFAHTLDAKFLPRGDSSVSGPIVRLLKPFDELVVDFEDFKLEALEKFVEEASVPTVTILNNDPKNHPYVLKFLNTPKTKAMLFVNFSSKPFSDFESKYHDIANKHKGTELSFFMGDVEASEGAFQFFGLREEHVPVILINNEKEKFVKPNLEPDHIESWLKDYKDGKVAPFRKSEPVPEVNDQPVKVVVADNFDELVFKSGKNVLVEFYAPWCAHCKKLGPVLDKVAASFAKCPDVVIAKCDATANDIVYEGIEIKGYPTLYLKTESGKLLQYTGKRKKDKIIDFIKKNKDKAIQQDSAKDEL; the protein is encoded by the exons ATGGCTTCCTCTGCAAATGTTCCGTTCGTCGTCTTCTTGTTATTGTTCCTCGTAACCTCGTCATGTTGCAATGCAGATGATAGTAAACAACAAGAGTTGGTTCTGACTCTTGATCAATCCAACTTCACACAAACTATCACCAAACATGATTTAATCCTCGTCGATTTTTATGCACCTTG GTGTGGCCACTGCAAGAAACTTGAGCCAGAG CTTGAGAAAGCTGCTTCGATATTGCGTACAAATGACCCCCCGATTACTCTTGCAAAAGTTAACTGCGATGACGAAAAGAACAAAGATCTTGCAACCGAGTACGACATAAAAGGTTACCCAACACTTAAAGTCATAAGAGATAAAGGGAATACTATTAAAGATTATAAAGGACCTAGAGATGCAGAAGGAATCGTTTCTTACTTAAAGAAACTAACGGGACCCGCTTCTATCAAAATTGAATCTGCCGAAGATGGTAGTCGTCTTATTGATGGCGATAACATTGTTATT GTTGGTATATTTCCTGAATTATCTGGAGAAAAGTTCACTACTTTTTTAACGCTAGCTGACAAACTACGATCCGATTATGATTTTGCTCATACATTAGATGCTAAATTTTTACCACGAGGTGATTCGTCTGTTTCTGGACCTATTGTTCGTTTATTGAAGCCTTTTGATGAACTTGTGGTAGATTTCGAG GATTTTAAATTGGAAGCCTTAGAGAAGTTTGTTGAGGAAGCAAGTGTTCCTACTGTAACTATCTTAAATAACGATCCAAAGAATCATCCGTACGTCCTCAAATTCTTGAACACTCCCAAAACGAAG GCTATGCTTTTTGTGAACTTTAGTAGCAAGCCTTTTAGTGATTTCGAATCCAAATATCATGATATCGCTAACAAGCACAAGGGAACGGAATTAAGTTTTTTTATGGGAGATGTTGAGGCTAGTGAAGGTGCTTTTCAG TTTTTTGGACTTAGAGAAGAACATGTTCCTGTTATCCTTATAAACAATGAAAAAGAGAAATTTGTGAAACCGAATCTAGAGCCTGATCACATCGAGTCATGGCTGAAGGATTACAAG GATGGAAAAGTTGCACCATTTAGGAAATCGGAACCTGTACCCGAGGTTAATGATCAGCCAGTTAAAGTGGTTGTTGCAGACAATTTCGATGAGCTCGTCTTTAAGTCAGGGAAAAACG TTCTGGTGGAGTTCTATGCTCCGTGGTGTGCACATTGCAAAAAGTTGGGTCCAGTTCTCGATAAAGTTGCTGCTTCATTCGCAAAATGTCCTGATGTTGTCATCGCTAAATGT GATGCTACTGCAAATGATATTGTTTACGAAGGAATCGAAATTAAGGGGTACCCGACATTGTACTTAAAGACAGAAAGCGGAAAGTTGCTGCAATACACAGGAAAAAGAAAGAAGGATAAGATTATCGATTTTATAAAGAAGAACAAGGATAAAGCAATACAGCAAGATTCTGCAAAGGATGAACTGTAG